CCTCGCGCGAGCAGTATTCGGCCAGCTCCCTTGAAGTGGTGAGAAGCCAGGCCCTGCTGTCCTTCCCGTGCTCAAGCTGGCTGAGAAGGTCTGCTAAGACGTACTCCCTCTCAGCGGTTTCGTCTGCTATCACCGCTATCTCCGACGGCCCGGCCAGGCTGTCTATTCCGACGACACCAAAGACCTGCCTCTTGGCCTCGTTGACGAACCTGTTTCCAGGACCGAATATCTTATCCACCCTCTTCATGCCGATCCCGTAGGCCATGGCCCCTATCGCCTGAACGCCGCCTAGCTTGTAGACCTCATCGATGCCGAGCAGTTCCGCCACGTAGAGCACATAGGGGTTCACTTTGCCGTCTTTCGGCGGGATGGTTACGGCTATCTCCTTGACGCCCGCTATCTTCGCCGGTACTGCAACCATCATCAGCGTTGACGGGAGGGGCTTCCCTCCGGGCACGTAGATCCCTATCCTCCTTATGGGGCGGTATATCAGGCCGTAGAGGGAGCCGTTCTTGAGGAACAGCCTCTCCCTTTCCATCTGTCTCTCGTGGTACTCCCAGAGACGCTCAACGGTGCGGACGATTATCTCCCGGTCTTTTTCCGGTATCCTCTCCACAGCTTCTCTAAACTCTTCTTCGGTTACGCGGAAGGGCCCTTCATAGCCGTCGAACTTCTTAGAGTACTCCCTGACGGCTTCGATACCCCTCTCGCGGATGTCCCTCAGTATTCCGGCGACGTAGCTCTCAAGGTCAAAATCCATCCCTGATCACCTCCTTTATGGCAAAAACAAGCTCGTTTATCTCCTCAAACTTCGTCTTCTGGGCTATCCTGTTGACGAGGAGCAGGGCGGAGACGTCCATTATCTTCCTGACCTCGACGAGGCCGTTGGCGCGGAGCGTGTTTCCGGTCTCGACGATGTCCACTATCGCGTCGGCTATCCCTATCTTTGGCGCCAGCTCGATGCTCCCGTGGAGCTTCAGGATTTCCACCTCTACGTCGAGCCCCTCGAAGAAGCGCCTCGTTATCCTGGGGTACTTGGTGGCTATCCTGTAACCATCCATCTCCTCGGGCTCCACGGCCTTATCGGCCGGCATGGCTATGCTGAGCCTGCACTTCCCGAAGGGCAGTTCGAGGGGTATGAGGACGTCGCTCCCGCGCTCCTCCACGACATCGCTCCCTGAGATTCCAACGTCTATCCCGTACTCGACGTAAACAGGAACGTCAAAGGCCCTCGCAAGGAGAACCTCGTAGCTGCCCACCCTCTCGATGAGCCTCCGCTCGGCCGGGACTCTCAGCTCGATTCCTGCCCTCCTTAGGACTTCCAGTGAGCCCTGGAGGAGCCTCCCCTTGGGGAGGACGAACCTTATTGGAGCGCCGTTGGAGCGCTTCATTCACTCCA
This window of the Thermococcus thermotolerans genome carries:
- the hisD gene encoding histidinol dehydrogenase, encoding MDFDLESYVAGILRDIRERGIEAVREYSKKFDGYEGPFRVTEEEFREAVERIPEKDREIIVRTVERLWEYHERQMERERLFLKNGSLYGLIYRPIRRIGIYVPGGKPLPSTLMMVAVPAKIAGVKEIAVTIPPKDGKVNPYVLYVAELLGIDEVYKLGGVQAIGAMAYGIGMKRVDKIFGPGNRFVNEAKRQVFGVVGIDSLAGPSEIAVIADETAEREYVLADLLSQLEHGKDSRAWLLTTSRELAEYCSREGIEVILCESLGECAEKANEIAPEHLEIITARPMELVDLIENAGAIYLGPYTPVPAADYFLGVNHVLPTGGAAKFSGVLTVRDFLKPISLAQVSREEFLAERELGLRLAEIEGMAFHRRSMEVRK
- the hisG gene encoding ATP phosphoribosyltransferase, which codes for MRFVLPKGRLLQGSLEVLRRAGIELRVPAERRLIERVGSYEVLLARAFDVPVYVEYGIDVGISGSDVVEERGSDVLIPLELPFGKCRLSIAMPADKAVEPEEMDGYRIATKYPRITRRFFEGLDVEVEILKLHGSIELAPKIGIADAIVDIVETGNTLRANGLVEVRKIMDVSALLLVNRIAQKTKFEEINELVFAIKEVIRDGF